Within Conexibacter woesei DSM 14684, the genomic segment GCCGGCGTCGCCTTCGTCTGCAGGAACTTCAGCGCCTGGACGTACAGCAGGCTGGCGGGCGTGCGGATCACGTCGGCCTCCCGCAGCGACTCCATGAACTCCTGCGGGCCGTCGAAGTCGGGCATCCGGATCCGCACCGAGCCGAGCCCCTGCGCGACGTGCGCGTCGGAGCCGGCGCCCGCCGGGATGCGGTACTTCGCGGCGAAGCGGACGGCCTCCTCGTTGAACTCCTGGATCGCGATGCGGGGGTTGAAGATCTCGATCGCGTCGACGTCGTCGAGCACTGCCAGCAGATGCTCGTAGTCGGGCACCGCGTGCATCCGGTCGAACGGGTGCGGGACGTAGACGACGCCGCCCTGGCGCTTGATCTCGGCGATCGTCGCCGCGAGCGAGAGGCCGCGCGGGATCAGCTCCGTCAGGAACAGGCCGATCACCTCGCCCTGGTCCTTGGTCTTGACCTCCTCGCCGACGATCACCTTGATGCCGCTCGCCTTCGCCTGCGCCTCCAGCGCGCCCGATATCTCGTTGTGGTCGGTGACGGCGATCGCGCCGAGCCCTCTCGCCTTGGCGGTCGCGAGCAGCACCTCCACGGGCGTCGCGCAGTCGCCGGAGTGGTCGGTGTGCATGTGGAGGTCGACGTCGATCAGCCGCCGCTGCGCGACCTTCGCGCGCAGCACGGGGTCGCCGCGGCCGTCGTGCCGCTTGGCGACGAGGCCACCGTAGACCTGCTCCAGTTGGTCGACGACGCGCGACCAGCTGAGGTGCTCGCGCAGCCCTTCCGCGCCCGCCCGCAGCCGCTCGCGCAGCGCCGGCTCGCGCACGAGCCGGCCGAGCTGCGCCGCCAGCGTCTCGACGTCCCCGGGCTCGAACAGCAGTCCGCGATCGCCCTCGCCGACCAGCTCCTCGTAGACGGGCAGCCGCGCGACGACGGGGACGGCGCCGGCGGCGACCGCGCCGAGGAGGCCGCTCGGCGCCGGCGCGGCGCCTGAGGAGGCCCGCACGGCGACGTCAGCGCGTGCCAGCAGCGTCGCCTCGTCGACGTCCTCGGGGCCGGCGAAGGCGACGCGGTCGCGCAGCTCGCGGCGCAGCGCACCGGCGGGCTGGATCCCGCGCGGGGACCACACGGTCGCGTGCCACGGCACGTCGAGCGGGAGCTGGCGCAGCGCGCGCAGGAACGTCCGCACGGCCGGCCGCTCCTCGTCGGAGACGAGCACCAGCTCGGGCGGGCCGTCGCCGCGCGCCGTCTCGCCGTCGGCCACCGCGCGCGGCGGGTCGGCGCCCGGCAGGATCACGCGGTAGTCGGCGGGGAACCAGCGGGCGAGCAGGTCGCGCGTCGCGTCGTAGCTGGCGATGCGCGCGTCGAGCCGGCCGAGGAACAGCTCGACGACGCGGCGTGCCACCTGCGTCGACAGGATCCGCTCGGTCGGTGCGTGGAAGGAGCCGACGTTGAGCGCGCGCGAGTGGCGCAGCGCGGCGCTGGCGGCGCTCGGCGCGAACGGCTCGTGCAGGTGGACGAGGTCGAGCGGCGCGATCGCGAGCGCCTGCTCGATCGTGCGGGCGACGTCGAGCGGCAGCGAGACGGCCTTGCGGCGGGAAGGGGAGAACGGCAGCACCTCGCCGACGCCGAGTACGCGCGGGAAGCCGTCCCCGGTCCCCTCCAGCAGCGCGGCGGGGTCCTGCCGCGCCGCGTGGATCGCCTTGCGCGACTCGCGCACGAGCGCGGCCGACTGCGATGGGGCGACGATCAGGACGCGGTGGCCGCGCGCGGCCAGCTCGTCCGCCACGCGTGCGACCGCACGGTTCACGTCATGCGGCACTTCCCAGGCGTACGGCGTGACCTGGGCGATCGCGAAGCGCTCTGACACGAGTTGCAGGATATCCCTCCGGAACGAGAACGACCCGCCGAGCGGCGGGCCGTTCCGAAACTGCTCGTGTGCGGCGGGTGCTACGCCTCGGCGGGCTTCTCGGCCGGCGGGGCGATGCCCGTCGGCTTGGTGCCGGGCTGGCGGCCGTACTCGGCGATGAACGACTCGGTGTCGTTGCGCGCCTCGTCGTCGGGCCGCTGGTTGTGCGGCGACTTCATCAGGTACGAGCTGGGGCCGTCGAGCTGGCCGCCGATGCCGTGGTTCAGCGCCAGCTTGCAGCAGCGCACGGCGTCGGTGACGATGCCGGCGGAGTTCGGCGAGTCCCACACCTCGAGCTTCAGCTCGGCGATCAGCGGCACGTCGCCGAACGCTCTGCCCTCGAGGCGGATGTGCGCCCACTTGCGGTCCGTCAGCCACGGCACGTAGTCCGAAGGACCGACGTGGACGTCTCTGGCGGGCAGCTCGATGCCGGCGACCGAGGTCACCGCGTTCGTCTTGGAGATCTTCTTCGACTCGAGGCGCTCGCGCTCGAGCATGTTGAAGAAGTCCATGTTGCCGCCGACGTTCAGCTGCGAGGTGTGCTCGAGCTTGACGCCGCGCTCGTGGAACAGGCGCGCGAGGTTGCGGTGCGTGATCGTGGCGCCGACCTGCGACTTGATGTCGTCGCCGACGATCGGGAGGTTCGCTCTCTTGAAGCGCTCGTCCCAGTAGTCCTCGCTGGCGATGAAGACGGGGATGCAGTTGACGAAGCCGCAGCCGGCCTCGATGACCTGCTCGACGTACCACTTCGTCGCCTGCTCGGAACCGACCGGCAGGTAGGAGACGACGACGTCGGTCTTCGTGTCCTTGAGGATCTGGACGATGTCGGCCGTCGGGCCGTCGGCCTTTCTGATCTTCTGCGACAGGTACTTGCCGAGCCCGTCGTGCGTCATCCCGCGCTGGACGGTGACGCCGATTCTCGGCACCTCGGCAAACTTGATCGTGTCGTTCTGACCGGACCAGATCGCCTCGCCGAGATCCTTGCCGACCTTCTCGGCGTCGATGTCGAACGCGGCCGTGAACTCGATGTCTCTGACGTGGTAGCCGCCGAGATCGACGTGCATGAGGCCGGGGACGCGCTCGTCCGGATTGGCGTCTCTGTAGTACTGGACGCCCTGGATGAACGAGTTGGCGCAGTTCCCGACGCCGATGATGGCGACCCGGACCTTGTCCGCCTGGTACCGGCTCGCGCCGTTGGTGGAAGCGTTGCTCACTTAGGTGTTTCCTCCTGAAGGATCTGCCGGGAGAGACCCCGACAGGCGGCGCTGGTTACACAGAAGTTGCGGGCGGTGGGCCGCCCGAGAGCTGTCTGCGCACGTGGAAGATGCGCTGGAACATCGTGAAGACCGACAGCGCGGCGAGCACGTAGACGGCCGGCGCGAGCAGCTCGAAGTCGCCGATCCCGGCGCCCTTCGCGAAGATCAGGCCGATCGAGAGGATCACGACGCGCACGGCGCGGCTGGCGATCCCGACCTTGCACTCGACGCCGAGCGCCTCGGCGCGGGCGCGGGTGTAGGAGACCATCAGCGACGCCAGCACGGCGACGACCGTCGCGGCGACCGCGACGTCGTCGCCGGCGGTCGAGAAGTAGTAGGCGACGGCGGTCAGCACGATCCCCTCCTCGACGCGGTCGAGCGTCGAGTCGAGGAACGCGCCGAACTTCGTGCCCTTGCCCGACATGCGCGAGTAGCGCCCGTCGAGCGTGTCCATCACCGAGCCGAGGATGAAGGCGACGCCGGCGAGGAAGAAGTACTCCTGCCAGACCAGCACGGCGGCGATCAGGTTGCCGACGAGGCCGGTCAGCGAGATCGCGTTCGGCGTCAGCCGCGACTCGATCAGCTTGTCCTTCATCACCTCCGACAGCTCGCCGCGGGCACGCGGCTCGCCGCCGCGCCGGCGGCGCCCGTCAGGCTCGGGTGAGGCCATCAGGCAGTCGCCTCGGCGCGGTCGCTGCCGAACGACCACGCCTGCGGGCGCCAGCGCGCGAGCAGCTGCTGAGAGAGGAGCGCGGAGACGCCGGCGGCGGAGGCGCCGAGGACCGCGTCGAAGATCCAGTGGTTGCCGGTCGCGACGACGACGAACATGACGACGAACGGGTAGAGGAACCAGAACGCCTTCAGCGCTCTCGGCCGCACGAGCCGCGCGAGCGGCCAGCCGATCATCAGCGCGAAGCAGACGTGCATCGAGGGCACGGCGGCGTAGAGGTTCACGAGCGCGCTGACGGTCGAGTTCGACTCGGCCTTGACGCCGGTGAACGTGGCGACCGTGTCGGTGAAGCCCCATTCGGGCATCAGCCGCGGCGGTGCGGTCGGGTAGGCGGCGTAGCCGACGAGCGCGATCACCATCGCGATCATGAACATGTTCCGCACGAAGTAGAAGGAGTCGTTGCGGAACAGGTAGATGAAGGCCAGCCCGCCGACCGTCACGACGAAGTGCGAGTTGATGTAGAGCCAGGCGGTCACGTCGGCGACCCAGCCGGTGCTCGCCGCCCACGCCTGCACGCTCGGCTCGATGAACAGGTTCAGGCTCTGTTCGAGCCCGATGATGTTCGTGGCGTTCCACGCCGCGACCGCCGCCTTGCCGTCGGCTGCGCCGCGGACGATCTGGTAGGCGTAGTAAGCAGCGGCGAAGAGGAGCAGCTGCCGCGCGAGATCAGCCCAACCATGCGGCAGCACCCGTCGCTCGATGTCGCGAAGCGTACGGATCATGTGGAAACGCGCATCCTATCTCGGATCGCGGTCTGTTGGCCCACGACGGGGGTTAGCACCCTCTCAGGGTCGAGCTGGCCGAACCCCGGCCAGCGCCGGGCTCAGCCCGTGCAGCGCGGGCTCTGGGCGGCGATCCGCCCGATCGCGAAGCGCGTCACGAGCCTGACCTCGCCCGCTCTGCGCACCCGCACCTGCGTCTGCTCGCGGCCGTCCGGCGCGACGCAGCCGTCGCCCTTCGCGAGCGCCCAGTACGGCGTCCAGTGCATCCGCAGGTGCAGCGTCGCCGGCCGCGCGACGTCGAGCGTCACGCTGTCGCTGCCGAGCGCGACGATCCGCGCCGGGCCGCTGACGAGCGGGGTCGGGTCCTCGACCGCGTAGACCTTCCAGCCGCCGCCGCTCCACGCCTCTCTCAGATACGGCAGGCCGCCCGCGACCAGCCTCGCCTCGGCACGCGCGGAGTAGTCGAAGCGCGTGTCCGGCAGCGCGACCCAGCGCACGGCCATCTCGTGAAGCCAGGCGCGGTAGCGGGCGGGCGTCAGCTCGCCGTCGTAGAAGAGCGGGTTGACCTTGTGGTCGAGCTGGCGCTCCCAGCCGCGCGCCAGCTCGTGCGTCGGCGCGACGTGGCGCGACTCCCAGTGCAGCTTCGTGAAAGGGATCTCGACGCGACCGATCTCGCCGCGCGCCTCGGCGCGGTCGAGGAACGCGTTGAGCGGCGCGTAGAAGGCCGCTTCGACGCTCGGGTCGCCGTTGGCCGCCCTGACGTCGTGGTAGGCGGAGGTCCACTGCCAGAACAGCAGCGGCAGCGCGACCAGCGCGAGCACGACGCGGCGGCGCGGCCACAGCACGAGCGCGAACAGCGGGCCGGCGCAGAGCGCGCCGAGGCGGGCGGAGTTGCCGCCGACGGGCGTGTCGAGCACGAACGCGGCGGTGCAGCCGAGCGCGTAGAGGACGACGCCGGCGCGCAGCGCCCGCTGCTCGCGCGGGACGAGCCACAGCGCGGCCGCAGTGACGGCGAGAACCGGCCAGTAGGCGGACAGCACGAACGGCTCGACGCCGCCCTCCGGGAACGCGATCGCGGCGATCCCGACCGGCGCGATCGTCGCGCCCGCGACCCCGAGGCCGACGAGGCGGCGCTCGGTCAGCAGGGCGCTCAGTCGCAGCGGGCGCGGGAGCGGGTCGGCGACGGCGTAGGCGGTCGCGGCCATCGCGAGGAAGATCGCGGCGACGGGGCTCGCCAGCGCCGTCAGCACGGCGAGCCCGAGCGCGACGCCGGTGAGCACGTGGCGCCGGTGCGCCGTGCGCGCGGCGCGACCGCGCTCGATCGCCAGCAGCGCGCCGAGCGCGGGCACGAGCCCGAGGCCGAAGGTGAGCCGGCCGCTCAGCAGTATCGTCGCCGTGCCGCCGGCGAACCAGAGCGCGCCGAGCCAGGCGTTCGCGCCGTAGCGCCCGCGCGCGAGCCGCTCGAACAGGACGGCGGAGGCGACGGCGCAGAGCGCGCCGAGGAGGCGCGGCCCGAGCAGCCAGCCGAGCGGCGGGAAGAGCACGCTGTACCCCGGCATGTGGTGGCCGCCGTACCACTGCAGGTCGTACAGCGCGAGCCCTTCGCGGCCGAACAGCCAGGAGCGGTACTCGGCCGCGGCGAGGTCGATCGACGCCGGCTCCCAGAGCAGGTAGACCGCCGCGAGCACGGCGGCGAGCAGGCCGGGAGCGGCGGTGCGCAACCAGCTCGGCACCGCGGCACGGCTGCGCGTCGGAGTGGCGCTGAGGCTGCTCATCGGCCTTGGCAGGCTAACCAACCGACCGGCTCGCGGTCGTTCGGCGGAGCGGCGTCCGTCAGCGCGCGGTGGCCCAGTCGACCGTGTAGACGGCGGCCTTCGCGCCGTCGAAACGGCCGGCCGCACGGCCGATCCCGACGCGGCGGAAGCGCGCGTCGAGCAGCACGTGGCGGTGCGGCGCCGAGTTCAGCCAGCCGCGCACGACCGCACGCGCCTCGCGCGACGGGCTCGTGCGGCGCAGCCAGCCGAGCACCTCGCCGACGGCGGCCGCCGAGCCTGCCGCGCGGGCGACGCGACCGGTCCAGGAGCCGTGCACGAGTGCGCCGGTCCGCAGCATGTGGCGCGAGTGCGCGGAGGCGGTCCGGCTCATCCGCTGGTCGTGCCGCACGGCCGGCAGGCCGCTGCGGGCACGTATGCGGTTCAGCTCGGCCACGACCGCCGGTCCGAAGCGGGGCGCGGCCGCGGCAGACGCCTGCGGCGAGGCCGGAGCGGCCGCGGCAGACGCCGCGCCCGTGCCTCCTGCCAGCAGCGCCGGGACGGCGAGCGAGAGCAGCAGCAGCGCGAGCGCGAGCAGGCGCGGCCGGCGGGCCGGCGCGGCACGCGGCGATTCGTCAGGTGTCACCCAGGAAGGCAGCAAATCGTTCGATGAGATCGGCCCTGTCGATCCAGGGCCAATGACCGGCGTCCGCGACGTGTTCGACGCTCGCCCCCGGCAGCCGCTCCGCATACGCGTCCCCGAAGCTCGGCGGGATGTAGGGGTCGAGCGCGCCCCAAACTACCAACGCGGGAGCGGTCACCTGTGAAAGATCTGTACCAGCGCGTTCGAGGCTGCTTTCAGGTGCGCTTCGGTACAGCCGCAGGATCGCGCGCTGAGTGCCCTGGTCGAAATGGCGCCACGCCGCTTCGATGAACGTGCGCGGCGGCGGTCTCGCGAACGCCGGGCGCATGAACCGGCCCATCGTCCACTTCAGCGTCAGCCCCATCGCCATCTCGCCGAGGAACGGTGTGCGCCAGATGCGCGCGATCCGGTGCCAGCGGTAGCCGGGCAGCAGCGGGACGGCGTTGCAGACGATCAGCCGCTCGACGCGCTCGGGATGGCGGATCGCAAAGGCGAGCGCCGCGGAGCCCCAGTCGTGCACGACGAGCTTGACGCGCTCGACGCCGAGCATCGCGAGGAAGCGCTCGACGAAGTCGGCGATCCCGTCCAGCGAGTACGGGTTCTGCCCGCCCTTGCCCGAGCGGCCGAAGCCGGGCAGGTCGGGCGCGAGCCCGCCGGTCCGCTCCAGGAACGGGATCCAGTCGTCGGAGCTGGTCGGGACGCCGTGGACGTACAGCGTCGGCGCGCCATCGGCTGGCGCGGAGCGCCAGAAGACGGGCTGTCCGTCGAGCTCCCCGGTGTGCTCGGTCACCTCCACGAGGGCGCGAGCTTATACGCGCCTGCGCGCCACAGGGGTTACCTTGCCGATCGTGACGACTCTCTGCCTCGGCGAAGCGCTCGTCGACCTGATCTGCGAGCGGCCGCTCCACGACGTCGCGGAGGCGGACGCGTTCGTGCCGGCGTTCGGCGGCGTCGCCGCGAACGTCGCCGTCACCGCTGCGCGGCACGGCGCCGCGATCGCGCTCGCCGGCGGCGCCGGCGCCGACCCGTGGGGCCGCTGGCTGCGGGCGCGGCTGGAGCGCGAGGGCGTCGACCTGCGCTGGTTCGAGCTGGGCGAGGAGGCGCGCACGCGGCTCGCGTTCGTCGTCGTCGACGAGGACGGCGAGCCGCGCTACGACCTCTACGGCGACGACCCGCGCGCCGTGCTGCACGCGCTGGGCGGCCGGCTGGAGGAGGCGCTCGCCGCCGCCGACGGCCTCTTCCTGACGACCAACGCGCTCGTCGACAGAGCGGAGCGCGAGCTGGTCCTCGACGCCCGCGAGCAGGCGCTCGCGGCCGGCACGCCGATCGTCTTCGACCCGAACATCCGTCTCCACCGCTGGGCGATGCGCTCGCAGGCGCAGTCGTACGCGAACGCCTGCGTGCGCGGCGCGCTGCTGGTGCGAGCGACGGCCGCCGAGGCGGAGCTGATGACCGGCGAGTCCGACCCGGAGCTGGCGGCGCGCGCGCTGCTCAAGGGCGGCGCGCGGATGGTCGTGCTGACGCGCGGGGCGGCGGGCGCGATGCTGCGCGGCGAGCTGAGACTCGACGTGCCGGGCGTCGCGGCGGAGGTCCGCTCGACGGTCGGCGCCGGCGACACGCTGACGGGCGTCCTGCTCGCGCGGCTGGCGCTGAGCGGCTACTACCCGGCGGCGGCCGCCGCGGCGCTGCCCGACGCGGTCGCCGAGGCCGCGCGCGCGACCGAGCGCTGGGGAGCGCTGGATTGAAGACCGACGCCTCCGGCGACAAGCTCGTCACGATCCCGAAGGGCGAGTGGACGCGGCCGACACGCCGCAGGGTCAACGCGATCCGCGACAAGCTGCGCGACGTCTACGGGATCCCGATCATGCCGCCGCACGAGCAGCCGCTCGACGAGCTGGTGCTGACGGTCCTGTCGCAGTCGACCAACGACCGCAACCGCGACGTCGCGTACGAGCGGCTGCGCGAGCGCTTCGCCGACTGGCGCGCGGTGCTGGAGGCGCCGAACGCCGAGGTCGAGGAGGCGATCCGCCCCGGCGGCATCTCGAAGGTCAAGTCGAAGCGGATCCAGCAGATCCTGCGCGCGATCGACGACTCGCCCGAGGGCGCCGGGCTCGACCTCTCGTTCCTGCGCGATGCGAGCGTGCCCGACGGCCAGCGCTACCTCTGCTCGCTGCCGGGCGTCGGGCGCAAGACCGCGGCATGCGTGCTGCTGTTCGCGTACGGGCTGCGCGACGTCCCCGTCGACACGCATGTCTCGCGCGTCGGCATGCGCCTGCGGCTGCTGCGGCCGGGGGCGCCGTTCGAGGAGCTGCACGACGAGATGCTCGACCTCTCGCCGCGCGGCCAGGAGCTGGAGTTCCACGTGAACCTCCTGCGCCACGGGCGCCGCACGTGCCACGCGCGCAGACCCGACTGCCCGGCGTGCGTGCTGAGACGGGTCTGCCCGAGTCGCCGCACCGACGCCTGAGCGGGCGCCCCGGCGCTCGGGGCGAGCTTGCGGATCTACTACACTCTCGCTTAGATTTTTTTCCGCACACAGTCGCAGTACCGCGAAACCGCGAAGGAGCTTCATCCATGGGCAAGACGATCGGCATCGACCTCGGCACGACCAACTCCTGTATGGCCGTCCTCGAAGGCGGCGAGCCGACCGTGATCGAGAATGCCGAGGGCGGCCGCACCACGCCGTCCGTCGTCGCCTTCACGCAGGGTGGCGAGCGGCTCGTCGGCACGGTCGCGAAGCGCCAGGCAGTGACGAACCCGACCAACACGATCTTCTCGATCAAGCGCTTCATGGGCCGCAAGGAGGCCGAGGTGCGCGAGGAGGAGTCGATCGTGCCGTACAAGGTCGTCGCCGGTCCCGGCGGCGACGCGCGCGTCGAGGCGGACGGCAAGCAGTACAGCCCGCCCGAGGTCAGCGCGATGATCCTCCAGAAGCTGAAGGCCGACGCCGAGGCGTACCTCGGCGAGACCGTCGACGGCGCCGTCATCACCGTCCCGGCGTACTTCAACGACGACCAGCGTCAGGCGACGCAGGACGCGGGCCGCATCGCCGGCCTCGAGGTCAAGCGCATCATCAACGAGCCGACCGCGGCCTCGCTCGCGTACGGGCTCGACAAGGAGACCGACCAGACGATCCTCGTCTTCGACCTCGGCGGCGGCACCTTCGACGTCTCGGTCCTGGAGATCGGCGACGGCGTCTTCGAGGTCAAGTCGACCGCGGGCGACAACCACCTCGGCGGCGACAACTTCGACAAGGCTGTCGTCGACTGGCTCGTCGCGGAGTTCAAGAAGGACCAGGCGATCGACCTGTCCGCCGACCCGATGGCGCTGCAGCGCCTCTACGAGGCCGCCGAGAAGGCGAAGATCGAGCTCTCCACCACGCAGGAGACGCAGATCAACCTGCCGTTCATCACCGCTGACGCGAGCGGTCCCAAGCACCTCGACACGCGCCTCTCCCGCGCGAAGCTCAACGAGCTGACGTCCGACCTGCTCGACCGCACCGTCGTGCCGGTCCGTCAGGCGCTCGACGACGCCAAGGACAAGGGCGCCAAGACGATCGATCACGTCGTGATGGTCGGCGGCATGACGCGGATGCCGGCCGTCCAGGACAAGGTCAAGGAGCTGACGGGCAAGGACCCGCATCGCGGCGTCAACCCGGACGAGGTCGTCGCGCTCGGCGCAGCGATCCAGGCCGGCGTGCTCGCCGGCGACGTCAAGGACGTGCTCCTGCTCGACGTCACGCCCCTCACGCTCGGCATCGAGACCAAGGGCGGCGTGATGACGAAGCTGATCGAGCGCAACACGACGATCCCGACGCGCAAGTCGGAGGTCTTCTCGACCGCCGAGGACAACCAGCCGTCCGTCGAGATCCACGTGCTCCAGGGCGAGCGCGAGATGGCGCAGTACAACAAGTCGCTCGGCAAGTTCCAGCTGACCGGGATCCCGCCGGCGCCGCGCGGCGTGCCGCAGATCGAGGTCGCGTTCGACATCGACGCGAACGGCATCCTCTCGGTGTCCGCGAAGGACCTCGGCACCGGCAAGGAGCAGAAGATCGAGATCAAGGCAGGCTCGGGCCTGTCCGACGACGAGATCAGACAGATGGTCGGCGACGCCGAGGCGCACGCGGACGAGGACAAGAGACAGCGCGAGCTGGCCGAGGCGCGCAACAACGGCGAGAACGCCGCCTACCAGGCGGAGCGCCAGCTGAGAGACCTCGGCGACGGCGTCGACGCCTCCTCCAGAGAGGAGATCGAGGCGGCGATCAAGGCGGTCCGCGAGAGCCTCGAGTCCGACGACGCCGAGGCGATCGCGGCGAAGACCGACGCGCTCCAGTCGGCCTTCCACAAGGTCTCCGAGGCGATGTACCAGAGAGCCCAGGAGCAGCAGGCCGCGTCCGGCGACGGCGCCGGCGGGCCGGAGTCCAACGGGCCGGTCGGCGAGGACGCCTCCTCCGACGACGAGGAGGACGTCGTCGACGCCGAGGTCGTGGACGAGGGCAGATGACGATGGGTCACGAGCCGCATCAGCATCAGCAGCCTGAGGAGG encodes:
- a CDS encoding glycosyltransferase, which translates into the protein MSERFAIAQVTPYAWEVPHDVNRAVARVADELAARGHRVLIVAPSQSAALVRESRKAIHAARQDPAALLEGTGDGFPRVLGVGEVLPFSPSRRKAVSLPLDVARTIEQALAIAPLDLVHLHEPFAPSAASAALRHSRALNVGSFHAPTERILSTQVARRVVELFLGRLDARIASYDATRDLLARWFPADYRVILPGADPPRAVADGETARGDGPPELVLVSDEERPAVRTFLRALRQLPLDVPWHATVWSPRGIQPAGALRRELRDRVAFAGPEDVDEATLLARADVAVRASSGAAPAPSGLLGAVAAGAVPVVARLPVYEELVGEGDRGLLFEPGDVETLAAQLGRLVREPALRERLRAGAEGLREHLSWSRVVDQLEQVYGGLVAKRHDGRGDPVLRAKVAQRRLIDVDLHMHTDHSGDCATPVEVLLATAKARGLGAIAVTDHNEISGALEAQAKASGIKVIVGEEVKTKDQGEVIGLFLTELIPRGLSLAATIAEIKRQGGVVYVPHPFDRMHAVPDYEHLLAVLDDVDAIEIFNPRIAIQEFNEEAVRFAAKYRIPAGAGSDAHVAQGLGSVRIRMPDFDGPQEFMESLREADVIRTPASLLYVQALKFLQTKATPAPARKAARDRRVRRAVRKS
- a CDS encoding inositol-3-phosphate synthase, whose translation is MSNASTNGASRYQADKVRVAIIGVGNCANSFIQGVQYYRDANPDERVPGLMHVDLGGYHVRDIEFTAAFDIDAEKVGKDLGEAIWSGQNDTIKFAEVPRIGVTVQRGMTHDGLGKYLSQKIRKADGPTADIVQILKDTKTDVVVSYLPVGSEQATKWYVEQVIEAGCGFVNCIPVFIASEDYWDERFKRANLPIVGDDIKSQVGATITHRNLARLFHERGVKLEHTSQLNVGGNMDFFNMLERERLESKKISKTNAVTSVAGIELPARDVHVGPSDYVPWLTDRKWAHIRLEGRAFGDVPLIAELKLEVWDSPNSAGIVTDAVRCCKLALNHGIGGQLDGPSSYLMKSPHNQRPDDEARNDTESFIAEYGRQPGTKPTGIAPPAEKPAEA
- a CDS encoding CDP-alcohol phosphatidyltransferase family protein, whose protein sequence is MASPEPDGRRRRGGEPRARGELSEVMKDKLIESRLTPNAISLTGLVGNLIAAVLVWQEYFFLAGVAFILGSVMDTLDGRYSRMSGKGTKFGAFLDSTLDRVEEGIVLTAVAYYFSTAGDDVAVAATVVAVLASLMVSYTRARAEALGVECKVGIASRAVRVVILSIGLIFAKGAGIGDFELLAPAVYVLAALSVFTMFQRIFHVRRQLSGGPPPATSV
- a CDS encoding phosphatase PAP2 family protein yields the protein MIRTLRDIERRVLPHGWADLARQLLLFAAAYYAYQIVRGAADGKAAVAAWNATNIIGLEQSLNLFIEPSVQAWAASTGWVADVTAWLYINSHFVVTVGGLAFIYLFRNDSFYFVRNMFMIAMVIALVGYAAYPTAPPRLMPEWGFTDTVATFTGVKAESNSTVSALVNLYAAVPSMHVCFALMIGWPLARLVRPRALKAFWFLYPFVVMFVVVATGNHWIFDAVLGASAAGVSALLSQQLLARWRPQAWSFGSDRAEATA
- a CDS encoding CAP domain-containing protein — encoded protein: MTPDESPRAAPARRPRLLALALLLLSLAVPALLAGGTGAASAAAAPASPQASAAAAPRFGPAVVAELNRIRARSGLPAVRHDQRMSRTASAHSRHMLRTGALVHGSWTGRVARAAGSAAAVGEVLGWLRRTSPSREARAVVRGWLNSAPHRHVLLDARFRRVGIGRAAGRFDGAKAAVYTVDWATAR
- a CDS encoding alpha/beta fold hydrolase; translated protein: MEVTEHTGELDGQPVFWRSAPADGAPTLYVHGVPTSSDDWIPFLERTGGLAPDLPGFGRSGKGGQNPYSLDGIADFVERFLAMLGVERVKLVVHDWGSAALAFAIRHPERVERLIVCNAVPLLPGYRWHRIARIWRTPFLGEMAMGLTLKWTMGRFMRPAFARPPPRTFIEAAWRHFDQGTQRAILRLYRSAPESSLERAGTDLSQVTAPALVVWGALDPYIPPSFGDAYAERLPGASVEHVADAGHWPWIDRADLIERFAAFLGDT
- a CDS encoding PfkB family carbohydrate kinase encodes the protein MTTLCLGEALVDLICERPLHDVAEADAFVPAFGGVAANVAVTAARHGAAIALAGGAGADPWGRWLRARLEREGVDLRWFELGEEARTRLAFVVVDEDGEPRYDLYGDDPRAVLHALGGRLEEALAAADGLFLTTNALVDRAERELVLDAREQALAAGTPIVFDPNIRLHRWAMRSQAQSYANACVRGALLVRATAAEAELMTGESDPELAARALLKGGARMVVLTRGAAGAMLRGELRLDVPGVAAEVRSTVGAGDTLTGVLLARLALSGYYPAAAAAALPDAVAEAARATERWGALD
- a CDS encoding endonuclease III domain-containing protein, with the protein product MKTDASGDKLVTIPKGEWTRPTRRRVNAIRDKLRDVYGIPIMPPHEQPLDELVLTVLSQSTNDRNRDVAYERLRERFADWRAVLEAPNAEVEEAIRPGGISKVKSKRIQQILRAIDDSPEGAGLDLSFLRDASVPDGQRYLCSLPGVGRKTAACVLLFAYGLRDVPVDTHVSRVGMRLRLLRPGAPFEELHDEMLDLSPRGQELEFHVNLLRHGRRTCHARRPDCPACVLRRVCPSRRTDA
- the dnaK gene encoding molecular chaperone DnaK, which codes for MGKTIGIDLGTTNSCMAVLEGGEPTVIENAEGGRTTPSVVAFTQGGERLVGTVAKRQAVTNPTNTIFSIKRFMGRKEAEVREEESIVPYKVVAGPGGDARVEADGKQYSPPEVSAMILQKLKADAEAYLGETVDGAVITVPAYFNDDQRQATQDAGRIAGLEVKRIINEPTAASLAYGLDKETDQTILVFDLGGGTFDVSVLEIGDGVFEVKSTAGDNHLGGDNFDKAVVDWLVAEFKKDQAIDLSADPMALQRLYEAAEKAKIELSTTQETQINLPFITADASGPKHLDTRLSRAKLNELTSDLLDRTVVPVRQALDDAKDKGAKTIDHVVMVGGMTRMPAVQDKVKELTGKDPHRGVNPDEVVALGAAIQAGVLAGDVKDVLLLDVTPLTLGIETKGGVMTKLIERNTTIPTRKSEVFSTAEDNQPSVEIHVLQGEREMAQYNKSLGKFQLTGIPPAPRGVPQIEVAFDIDANGILSVSAKDLGTGKEQKIEIKAGSGLSDDEIRQMVGDAEAHADEDKRQRELAEARNNGENAAYQAERQLRDLGDGVDASSREEIEAAIKAVRESLESDDAEAIAAKTDALQSAFHKVSEAMYQRAQEQQAASGDGAGGPESNGPVGEDASSDDEEDVVDAEVVDEGR